In Candidatus Woesearchaeota archaeon, the DNA window ATAATGAAAATCGCTGCTCCAATTCTGCTAAGAAACTAAAAGTTTTTGCACACAGAAATCAAAACTGATTTCTTCGTGTATTTCCGTCCTAAATGCACAGAAACAAAGTTTCTGGCACAACAAAAATGAACGAACATTTTTTTGCAAAGCGAAATATTAAGCCTGTTAGGATGGCGCGCAATAAAAAAAACACGCAAAACAAAAAAAACTAATAATGATTTCTCACATCGATATCTGCGCCAGATTCTAAAAATATATCTCCAGAACAAACACCAATAACAACTTTTGATACTTTTTCAGGAGAAACCCCTTTATGGTTTGTCATATCTGTGCTTGTAAGACCGGGACTTACACCGTATATTTTGATATTGTCAGGCAATTCTTTAGAAAGCGCTTTAGTAAAAACTTTTACTGCTGCTTTTGTGCCAGAATATGGAGCTAGTTCTTCAGGAGCATATTCAGCGGCAATACTGGAAATATTTAATATTATGGCGCTCTTTTTTTGTTTTAAAAAAGGCAAAAACGAAAGAGTATTTTTCATCAAACCCAAAAAATTAGAAAAGACTTGATCGTTTAAATCATCAAAAGATTGATTTTCAAAACGCTT includes these proteins:
- a CDS encoding SDR family oxidoreductase → MNLKNKVVLVTGGSRGIGASICKDFSKKGCKVVVCYKNDELSANKVVGLCNKDSFSLKLDVCSDSSIKNCVDFLLKKNLQVDILVNNAGVIRWKRFENQSFDDLNDQVFSNFLGLMKNTLSFLPFLKQKKSAIILNISSIAAEYAPEELAPYSGTKAAVKVFTKALSKELPDNIKIYGVSPGLTSTDMTNHKGVSPEKVSKVVIGVCSGDIFLESGADIDVRNHY